One Azospirillum sp. B510 genomic window carries:
- a CDS encoding peptide chain release factor 3: MSELQDAVSRRRTFAIIAHPDAGKTTLTEKLLLFGGAIQMAGAVKARGEQRRAKSDWMKVERERGISVTASVMTFDYEGRTFNLLDTPGHEDFSEDTYRTLTAVDSAVMVIDGAKGIEAQTLKLFEVCRLRDVPIMTFCNKMDREARDPFDLISEIESALALEVTPASWPIGMGRDFLGCYDLIRDRLILMDRSKGDEIDDGIECNGLDDPRLDELLPAHAVAKLREEVEMARGLMPAFDLEAYRAGHLTPIYFGSAINNFGVRELLSGLAENAPPPRPQPADPRIVEPDEDKVTGFVFKVQANMDPNHRDRIAFVRLCSGRYKRGAKLKHIRSGKLMAVNNAVLFLARDREVAEEAWPGDIMGIPNHGSLRIGDTLTEGEDLRFTGVPSFAPELLQRVRPDDPMRVKHLRKALEHFAEEGASQVFKPMTGADWVVGVVGQLQFEVLASRIEAEYGIAARFEGAGLDAARWVETDDKVQLEKFIELNRSALAEDHDGALVFLARNAWHLNRAQEDFPALRFLKTREQNRKVHTAA; this comes from the coding sequence ATGTCCGAACTTCAGGACGCCGTCTCCCGCCGTCGGACCTTCGCCATCATCGCGCACCCCGACGCCGGTAAGACCACGCTCACGGAAAAGCTGCTGCTGTTCGGCGGCGCCATCCAGATGGCCGGCGCCGTCAAGGCGCGCGGCGAGCAGCGGCGCGCCAAGTCGGACTGGATGAAGGTGGAACGCGAGCGCGGCATCTCGGTCACCGCCTCGGTCATGACCTTCGATTATGAAGGGCGCACCTTCAACCTGCTCGACACGCCGGGCCACGAGGATTTCTCGGAGGACACCTACCGCACGCTGACCGCGGTCGACAGCGCGGTGATGGTGATCGATGGCGCCAAGGGCATCGAGGCGCAGACGCTGAAGCTGTTCGAGGTCTGCCGTCTGCGCGACGTGCCGATCATGACCTTCTGCAACAAGATGGACCGCGAGGCCCGCGATCCCTTCGACCTGATCTCGGAGATCGAGAGCGCGCTCGCGCTGGAGGTCACGCCGGCCAGCTGGCCGATCGGCATGGGCCGCGATTTCCTGGGCTGCTACGACCTGATCCGCGACCGGCTGATCCTGATGGACCGCAGCAAGGGCGACGAGATCGACGACGGCATCGAGTGCAACGGGCTGGACGATCCCCGCCTGGACGAGCTCTTGCCCGCCCATGCCGTCGCCAAGCTGCGCGAGGAGGTCGAGATGGCGCGCGGCCTGATGCCGGCCTTCGATCTGGAGGCCTATCGCGCCGGCCATCTGACGCCGATCTATTTCGGTTCCGCCATCAACAATTTCGGCGTCCGCGAGCTGTTGTCCGGTCTGGCGGAGAACGCGCCGCCGCCGCGCCCGCAGCCGGCCGATCCGCGCATCGTCGAGCCGGACGAGGACAAGGTCACCGGCTTCGTGTTCAAGGTCCAGGCCAACATGGACCCGAACCACCGCGACCGTATCGCCTTCGTCCGCCTCTGCTCGGGCCGTTACAAGCGCGGCGCCAAGCTGAAGCACATCCGCTCCGGCAAGCTGATGGCGGTGAACAACGCCGTGCTGTTCCTGGCCCGTGACCGTGAGGTGGCGGAGGAGGCCTGGCCCGGCGACATCATGGGCATCCCCAACCATGGATCCTTGCGCATCGGCGACACGCTGACCGAGGGCGAGGATCTGCGCTTCACCGGCGTGCCGAGCTTCGCGCCGGAACTGTTGCAGCGCGTCCGTCCGGACGATCCGATGCGGGTCAAGCATCTGCGCAAGGCGCTGGAGCATTTCGCCGAGGAGGGCGCCTCCCAGGTCTTCAAGCCGATGACCGGCGCCGACTGGGTCGTCGGCGTCGTCGGCCAGCTCCAGTTCGAGGTTCTGGCCTCGCGCATCGAGGCGGAATACGGCATCGCCGCCCGCTTCGAGGGGGCCGGTCTCGACGCCGCCCGCTGGGTCGAGACCGACGACAAGGTCCAGCTTGAGAAGTTCATCGAGCTGAACCGTTCGGCGCTGGCGGAGGACCATGACGGCGCCCTGGTGTTCCTGGCCCGCAACGCCTGGCACCTGAACCGCGCGCAGGAGGATTTCCCGGCGCTGCGCTTCCTGAAGACCCGCGAGCAGAACCGCAAGGTCCACACGGCGGCGTGA
- a CDS encoding sensor histidine kinase, translating to MALGLDEFLDSGGFVPHGVCLLWRPDILMLHVGSDMLIGLSYFSIPVALIYFVLRRRDVAFGWVALLFALFIIACGTTHLLSVWTLWYPDYVLEGLVKLITAFASLGTAAALWWLMPRLLALPSPKELEASNRALALEVATRREMESRYSGFFNNLAEALFIVRVEPDGEFAFEAINPALARATGLDPDLLRGRRVGDALQPEVANAVIPRYTLCRDRGESVDYEETLDLPVGQRVFHTMLVPVKDAAGRVIQILGSGRDVTERKRLQAEVIQTSKLATLGTLAAGMAHEMSQPLNVIRLWTENMLTRLDQNLLEPARAERALRLVIEQTERMGKLIDHVRTFGRRDGGGMQTFHPARCVESAVELVRHQYALENIEIIESAVPGRHPVLGRPLELEQVLLNLFSNARDAIVAHRAAGGVAGRIMVAVGDASDGQSVVIQVTDDGGGIDQSVLPQIFDPFFTTKEVGKGSGLGLSIGYGIIDGMGGRIEARNVDLEGDGVGVRFTITLPGQPVSSPDREYSHA from the coding sequence ATGGCGCTGGGATTAGACGAGTTTCTCGACAGCGGCGGCTTTGTGCCTCATGGGGTGTGTCTGCTTTGGCGTCCTGACATCCTGATGCTGCATGTCGGGTCCGACATGCTGATCGGCTTGTCCTATTTCTCGATCCCCGTTGCGCTGATCTATTTCGTGCTGCGCCGCCGTGACGTGGCCTTCGGTTGGGTCGCCCTGCTGTTCGCCCTGTTCATCATCGCCTGCGGCACCACCCATCTGCTGTCCGTCTGGACCCTGTGGTATCCCGATTATGTCCTGGAAGGGCTGGTGAAGCTGATCACCGCCTTCGCCTCGCTGGGCACGGCGGCGGCGTTGTGGTGGCTGATGCCACGGCTGCTGGCCTTGCCCAGCCCGAAGGAGCTGGAGGCGAGCAACCGGGCGCTGGCGTTGGAGGTCGCGACCCGGCGTGAAATGGAGAGCCGCTATTCCGGCTTCTTCAACAATCTGGCGGAGGCTCTGTTCATCGTCCGCGTCGAGCCCGATGGCGAGTTCGCCTTTGAAGCGATCAATCCGGCGCTGGCACGGGCGACCGGTCTTGATCCCGACCTGCTGCGCGGCCGGCGTGTCGGCGACGCCTTGCAGCCGGAGGTGGCGAACGCCGTCATCCCCCGCTATACCCTGTGCCGCGATCGCGGCGAGAGCGTCGACTACGAAGAGACATTGGACCTGCCGGTCGGCCAGCGGGTCTTCCACACCATGCTGGTGCCGGTGAAGGATGCCGCCGGGCGTGTGATCCAGATTCTGGGCAGCGGTCGCGATGTGACCGAGCGCAAGCGGCTTCAGGCCGAGGTCATCCAGACCTCCAAGCTGGCGACGCTGGGAACGTTGGCCGCCGGCATGGCGCATGAGATGAGCCAGCCGTTGAACGTGATCCGCCTGTGGACGGAGAACATGCTGACCCGTCTGGATCAAAATCTGCTGGAGCCCGCCCGGGCGGAGCGTGCCCTCAGGCTGGTGATCGAACAGACCGAACGCATGGGCAAGCTGATCGACCATGTCCGCACCTTCGGCCGGCGGGATGGCGGCGGCATGCAGACCTTCCATCCGGCCCGCTGCGTCGAAAGCGCGGTGGAACTGGTGCGTCACCAATATGCGCTGGAAAACATCGAGATCATCGAAAGCGCCGTTCCGGGCCGGCATCCCGTGCTCGGGCGTCCTCTCGAGTTGGAGCAGGTCCTCCTCAACCTGTTTTCCAATGCGCGCGATGCCATCGTCGCCCATCGGGCGGCCGGTGGGGTGGCGGGGCGCATCATGGTCGCGGTCGGCGACGCTTCCGACGGGCAGAGCGTGGTCATCCAGGTGACCGATGACGGCGGCGGCATCGACCAATCGGTGCTGCCCCAGATTTTCGATCCCTTCTTCACCACCAAGGAGGTCGGCAAGGGCTCCGGCCTTGGGCTATCCATCGGCTATGGCATCATCGACGGCATGGGGGGACGGATCGAGGCGCGCAATGTTGATCTCGAGGGGGATGGGGTCGGAGTCCGGTTCACCATAACCCTGCCGGGCCAGCCGGTATCATCACCCGATCGGGAGTATTCGCATGCCTGA
- a CDS encoding response regulator — MPDPFHILIAEDEVLAAMALDDFLSFKGFRVTVAANGVEALERYSNEPVDALVTDLRMPRMDGQTLIREIRDRDARLPVVVMTGYLTQDSDLKDDRWKPLEILSKPVNPRVICATLNRMLGLPPEA, encoded by the coding sequence ATGCCTGATCCCTTCCATATCCTGATCGCGGAGGACGAGGTGCTGGCGGCGATGGCGTTGGACGATTTCCTGTCGTTCAAGGGGTTCCGCGTGACCGTCGCCGCCAATGGGGTCGAGGCGCTGGAGCGTTACTCCAACGAGCCGGTCGATGCGCTGGTGACCGACCTTCGCATGCCGCGCATGGACGGGCAGACGCTGATCCGGGAAATCCGTGACCGGGACGCGAGGCTGCCGGTCGTTGTGATGACCGGCTATCTGACACAGGACAGCGATTTGAAGGACGACCGCTGGAAGCCGCTGGAGATCCTCAGCAAGCCCGTCAATCCGCGCGTCATCTGCGCCACGCTGAACCGCATGCTCGGCCTTCCGCCGGAGGCGTGA